In Microvenator marinus, one genomic interval encodes:
- a CDS encoding motility protein A codes for MHVIIGALMILGTFGLAMEHMSQDFDGFINYYALILLLGVPLGGVVLTYRFTTLWDAIKAFFRAVFGSPTAERERLAKNLLAFGREIRRDKALLASKILDDEKDPVFKILGRQVLQKSDADEIESDALVLGRRELSAYRTGERVFGTLGDLAPAMGMIGTVIGLIQLLANMRDFEKLGPGMAIALLTTFYGLILAHLVYLPLSRLIADYGARRAENLGLVADGMLKIARRRPLHELSDVVGAQVDLGASAQGST; via the coding sequence ATGCACGTGATTATTGGTGCACTGATGATTTTGGGGACCTTTGGGCTGGCCATGGAGCATATGAGCCAGGATTTCGATGGGTTTATCAACTACTATGCGTTGATTCTTCTGCTTGGGGTTCCGCTTGGGGGCGTGGTTCTGACGTATCGCTTCACCACCCTTTGGGACGCCATCAAGGCCTTTTTCAGGGCGGTCTTTGGGAGTCCAACGGCGGAGCGCGAGAGGTTGGCAAAGAACCTCCTAGCCTTTGGCAGGGAGATTCGTCGCGATAAGGCATTGCTCGCCTCGAAGATTTTGGACGACGAAAAGGACCCAGTTTTTAAGATTCTCGGGCGCCAGGTGCTTCAGAAATCTGATGCGGATGAGATCGAATCGGATGCCCTTGTGCTCGGACGCCGAGAATTGAGCGCATACCGGACCGGCGAACGTGTGTTCGGGACGCTTGGCGACCTTGCTCCAGCTATGGGCATGATCGGAACGGTCATCGGTTTGATTCAGCTCTTGGCCAATATGCGAGATTTCGAAAAGCTCGGTCCAGGCATGGCCATCGCCTTGTTGACCACGTTCTACGGGCTGATACTCGCCCACCTGGTCTATTTGCCTCTGAGTCGCTTGATCGCGGATTATGGCGCACGTCGAGCCGAAAATCTGGGATTGGTTGCCGACGGAATGTTGAAAATTGCGCGCCGTCGTCCGCTCCATGAGCTCTCGGATGTGGTTGGCGCGCAGGTGGACCTCGGTGCAAGCGCACAGGGGAGTACATGA
- a CDS encoding tetratricopeptide repeat protein yields MKICLIFILALAFGCASTEKPSTTIIVPSAATSAPEYRGDGTMPAQRYVVRMSDGERDWEVEFPETASGYEIRIPLEAQKTKGVTWQSENLTDADRKILERERRMNPGMERDGIFVGGENLADGSAEPGAELDENGQPIESREVGRVNEDAAAPSRPSYLLGIDEVQELFQAGKFELAMVRVTELEKAYPNDAKLLSMMGTLWLQLGRRELARETWERVLQIDPENRAVIEALRQLNGE; encoded by the coding sequence ATGAAGATTTGTCTGATATTCATTTTGGCTTTGGCCTTTGGTTGCGCGAGCACGGAGAAGCCGTCTACGACCATCATCGTGCCTAGCGCCGCGACCAGTGCTCCGGAGTACCGAGGAGACGGAACGATGCCCGCACAGCGTTACGTGGTGCGGATGAGCGACGGTGAGCGAGATTGGGAAGTCGAGTTCCCGGAGACGGCTTCCGGCTACGAAATTCGGATCCCGCTCGAGGCGCAAAAGACCAAAGGCGTGACCTGGCAGTCCGAAAACTTGACGGATGCCGACCGAAAGATCCTTGAGCGCGAACGAAGGATGAATCCAGGAATGGAGCGCGACGGCATCTTTGTGGGCGGAGAGAACCTTGCGGATGGAAGTGCCGAGCCGGGCGCTGAGCTCGATGAAAATGGTCAACCTATCGAGAGTCGAGAAGTTGGTCGGGTCAATGAAGACGCGGCGGCGCCGTCTAGGCCTAGCTACCTTCTGGGGATCGACGAGGTACAGGAGCTCTTTCAGGCTGGGAAATTTGAGCTCGCGATGGTTCGGGTGACCGAATTGGAGAAGGCGTACCCCAATGATGCGAAGCTTCTATCCATGATGGGGACCCTTTGGTTGCAGCTTGGCCGCAGAGAGCTTGCTCGGGAGACCTGGGAACGCGTCTTGCAGATTGACCCTGAGAACCGAGCGGTGATCGAAGCCTTACGCCAGCTCAACGGAGAATGA
- a CDS encoding 1,2-dihydroxy-3-keto-5-methylthiopentene dioxygenase, producing MATVTIPEENRTLENPEEISEFLSQFGIWYRRFEGSDDLSDEATNEEILEAYSEPINKLKAEGGYVTADVINIMPTTPNLDMMLAKFDKEHWHDEDEVRFIVKGSGLFHIHPDKGPVFRIEVVKGDMINVPRGTHHWFHLCTERTIRAIRLFQDMSGWTPHYTESGTDQSFQPLCFGPNYIP from the coding sequence ATGGCTACTGTGACTATCCCGGAAGAAAATCGAACGCTTGAGAATCCCGAAGAAATTTCGGAGTTTCTCTCTCAATTTGGGATTTGGTATCGGCGATTTGAAGGGTCGGATGATCTCTCGGACGAGGCGACGAACGAGGAGATCCTTGAGGCCTACTCAGAGCCGATCAACAAGCTAAAGGCCGAGGGCGGCTACGTCACCGCAGACGTCATCAACATCATGCCAACCACGCCAAATCTAGACATGATGCTGGCAAAGTTCGATAAAGAGCACTGGCACGACGAAGATGAAGTGCGTTTCATCGTCAAGGGAAGCGGGCTCTTTCATATCCATCCTGACAAGGGCCCAGTCTTCAGGATCGAAGTGGTCAAAGGAGATATGATCAACGTGCCTCGTGGCACCCACCACTGGTTTCATCTCTGCACCGAGCGTACGATTCGTGCCATTCGACTTTTTCAAGATATGTCGGGATGGACACCTCATTACACGGAGTCTGGAACGGACCAATCTTTCCAACCACTGTGTTTTGGACCGAAT
- a CDS encoding OmpA/MotB family protein, with protein sequence MMFNQDRFTYEAADHKVGWIMSYADLITILLTFMILLLSISDLTQTRFDMLVEALTGEKVGNLNEVKAELDEVIEVDGLTGEVSTTLDEFGLKVEFSNALLFASGEAELSARGETVFRPFAQKLVAGLDPIYGVVVEGYTDDVPISNSRFRSNWELSTSRAIHVMERLTAAGIDRRRVSVQGFADTRAATEVDLLDDKTKAELSEAELEDARSMNRRVILRIDELHEDVLGRLLKPVQNEGGEQ encoded by the coding sequence ATGATGTTCAACCAAGACCGATTCACCTATGAGGCGGCCGACCATAAGGTTGGCTGGATCATGAGCTATGCTGATTTGATCACGATTCTTTTGACCTTCATGATTCTCTTGCTCTCCATCTCCGACCTGACTCAGACGCGTTTCGATATGCTCGTTGAGGCTTTGACGGGGGAGAAGGTCGGAAATCTGAACGAAGTGAAGGCGGAGCTTGATGAGGTGATTGAAGTCGACGGCTTGACCGGCGAGGTGTCTACCACTCTGGATGAATTCGGTCTGAAGGTTGAGTTTTCAAACGCTTTGCTTTTTGCGTCCGGCGAGGCCGAGCTGAGCGCGCGAGGTGAAACCGTGTTTCGTCCATTTGCGCAAAAGCTCGTGGCCGGCCTCGACCCCATTTATGGCGTAGTCGTTGAGGGATATACGGATGACGTTCCGATTTCGAATTCAAGATTTCGCTCAAACTGGGAGCTTTCGACGAGCCGAGCGATTCACGTCATGGAGCGGCTTACGGCCGCAGGAATCGACAGGCGGCGGGTGTCTGTGCAGGGTTTCGCCGACACTCGTGCCGCCACCGAAGTTGACCTCTTGGACGATAAAACCAAGGCTGAGCTCAGTGAGGCTGAGCTCGAAGACGCACGGAGTATGAATCGCCGTGTGATCTTAAGAATCGATGAGCTGCATGAGGACGTCTTGGGGCGGCTCCTAAAGCCGGTTCAAAATGAGGGAGGAGAGCAATGA
- a CDS encoding metallophosphoesterase family protein has product MKKIGLISDTHGWVHPHIHQAFADMDFIVHAGDIGKPEVLEELERIAPVKAVKGNIDGGELRFLPLELVEEVEGLRLGVLHIAGNPKNPNRDARSFIAREKLDVIVVGHSHIPVVARFSETLWINPGAAGKSGFHLERFAAILEVDSGEVLGMSRVLLGARGEKA; this is encoded by the coding sequence ATGAAAAAGATCGGCTTGATTTCAGACACGCATGGGTGGGTTCATCCTCATATTCACCAGGCTTTTGCCGACATGGATTTCATCGTTCATGCCGGAGATATTGGTAAGCCTGAGGTCCTCGAAGAGCTCGAGCGGATTGCGCCTGTCAAAGCCGTCAAAGGAAATATCGACGGTGGTGAGTTACGGTTCTTGCCCCTTGAGTTGGTGGAAGAGGTGGAGGGATTGAGGCTCGGAGTACTGCATATTGCGGGTAATCCCAAAAATCCAAACCGAGATGCCAGATCGTTTATCGCAAGGGAGAAGCTCGATGTGATCGTGGTGGGGCATAGCCATATTCCGGTGGTCGCGAGGTTTTCGGAGACCCTTTGGATAAACCCGGGCGCAGCCGGAAAGAGCGGATTTCACCTCGAGCGATTTGCCGCGATTCTTGAGGTCGATTCCGGGGAGGTTTTGGGCATGAGCCGGGTGCTCTTAGGGGCGCGCGGCGAGAAAGCGTAG
- a CDS encoding YihY/virulence factor BrkB family protein, which translates to MSFPNPENLVPLPQRVWGFIWRILKNFRRNKGLLLAGAVGYNALLSMIPALAIAIYVLSAFMDTEALLMVISAEVDLAIPGRTEAISSALESFSETRHLVGAVGLAVLLFFASIAFRMVEDAMSIIFRHHKKVKTRHPVISALMPFIYVSVVTFAVFVVTVVVTAYEAVASRGVWLFDRELQLEGYLPLLLKFLGFVGVVSLFTSFYRVLPMARVRLRLAIFGGLIAGILWEIVRAFLVWYFASISLVNAVYGSVATVVIVLLSMEIAAVILLLGAQVIAEIEVSAEAGLPWWEEPKRSVRVFHDPPTEDLETK; encoded by the coding sequence TTGAGCTTCCCGAATCCCGAAAACCTGGTTCCATTACCTCAGCGGGTCTGGGGCTTTATCTGGCGAATTCTCAAGAATTTTCGGCGAAACAAAGGTCTACTTCTTGCGGGGGCTGTTGGGTACAACGCATTGTTGTCCATGATCCCGGCCCTGGCGATCGCCATCTACGTGCTCTCAGCATTTATGGACACCGAGGCGCTTCTGATGGTGATCTCGGCTGAGGTGGACCTCGCGATTCCAGGCCGAACAGAAGCCATATCCTCGGCGCTTGAGTCCTTCTCAGAGACGCGCCATTTGGTGGGCGCCGTGGGTCTTGCGGTCTTGCTCTTCTTCGCGAGTATCGCGTTCAGAATGGTTGAGGATGCGATGTCGATCATCTTCAGACACCACAAAAAAGTTAAGACTCGCCATCCGGTGATTTCCGCCCTGATGCCGTTCATTTACGTCTCGGTGGTGACCTTTGCGGTCTTTGTCGTGACGGTTGTCGTGACGGCTTACGAGGCCGTTGCGAGCCGTGGCGTCTGGTTGTTTGACCGTGAATTGCAGCTTGAGGGCTACTTGCCACTCTTGCTCAAGTTCCTCGGGTTTGTGGGCGTGGTCTCACTCTTTACTTCGTTCTATCGCGTGCTGCCGATGGCTCGAGTTCGCCTGCGTCTGGCCATCTTCGGAGGGCTAATTGCGGGAATTCTCTGGGAGATCGTGCGCGCGTTCTTGGTCTGGTATTTCGCCTCCATTTCGCTTGTGAATGCAGTCTATGGGTCGGTGGCTACGGTGGTGATCGTGCTCCTTTCCATGGAGATTGCCGCCGTGATCTTGTTGCTCGGGGCTCAGGTTATCGCCGAAATCGAGGTGAGTGCGGAGGCAGGATTGCCGTGGTGGGAAGAGCCAAAGAGGTCTGTGCGCGTGTTCCACGACCCTCCCACCGAAGATCTGGAAACCAAATAG
- a CDS encoding porin family protein, translated as MKILASLVLFVVLFPALVFAEDPKACVYSFQCGQGFVCEAGECDRLDFQPTEGAEAMCGADRRCRIERMKRLNANRRQVQIAEDERIARARLAEIEAEKEGPQIRLDSPLSVDWRASRAGALGFAAGYTLTRSLKVEGQAFFWEGDYYGGNYRFYELNYLSLSGIYFTHGGPLAGYVSAGFMYGFGDSSGDFFSDSEEIVSHALDLQLGVDVQFERGFHTRLGIGYRPLIYHRAAISPGVYPPDAEDAFEDWHSDNVMLDVIFLVGWAF; from the coding sequence ATGAAGATTTTGGCGTCTCTTGTGCTTTTCGTGGTCCTCTTTCCTGCGTTGGTCTTTGCAGAAGATCCCAAGGCATGTGTCTATTCGTTTCAGTGCGGACAAGGATTTGTGTGTGAGGCCGGAGAGTGTGATCGCCTCGATTTCCAGCCTACCGAGGGTGCCGAAGCCATGTGCGGCGCCGATAGGCGGTGCAGGATCGAGCGAATGAAGCGGTTGAATGCAAATCGGCGTCAGGTCCAAATCGCTGAAGACGAGAGGATTGCTCGTGCGCGCCTCGCGGAGATTGAGGCTGAGAAAGAGGGGCCGCAAATTCGGCTAGATAGCCCGCTCAGCGTGGATTGGCGGGCGAGTCGTGCAGGGGCGCTTGGGTTTGCAGCGGGGTACACGTTGACGCGGTCGCTCAAAGTCGAGGGCCAGGCCTTTTTTTGGGAGGGTGATTATTATGGCGGAAATTATCGGTTCTACGAGCTGAATTACCTAAGCCTCTCGGGCATTTACTTCACGCACGGGGGCCCGCTTGCTGGCTACGTATCGGCCGGCTTTATGTATGGGTTTGGGGATTCGTCGGGCGATTTCTTCAGTGATTCCGAAGAGATTGTCTCTCATGCCCTCGACCTTCAACTGGGCGTGGATGTTCAATTTGAGCGGGGTTTCCACACGCGCCTCGGAATCGGCTATCGCCCGCTGATTTACCATAGAGCGGCGATTTCGCCTGGTGTTTACCCGCCGGATGCAGAAGACGCATTCGAAGACTGGCACTCGGATAATGTGATGCTGGATGTAATTTTCCTTGTAGGTTGGGCCTTCTGA
- a CDS encoding fibrinogen-like YCDxxxxGGGW domain-containing protein: MKTWLARVFLLSAIFALGCGGDGPAIQTGPDDNNENNENNTNNGGLKAVGESCSQGSECESLACTLGTCAAATCLDGVKNGAETDVDCGAPGCSRCLVGKACTSNEQCVSQICGGGLCLDSNCGDGLLNGLETDVDCGGLCGPCDDGKACDLASECVSGVCAEEICQVPTCDDRRQNGNETGADCGGSCPGCADGGTCSEGSDCESGVCTAGVCSVPTCSDTVKNGQETGVDCGGPTCPTCPDNEGCENGRDCQNLVCSASICVGASCEDDKKNGNETDVDCGGDCNGCSPGSDCSTGDDCAHFICNAEGTCAVPTCSDGVRNGVELNVDCGGGCVGCPDGNICNVNGDCLSNVCNAGICQESECSDGTQNGIETDVDCGNDCTPCAVGKFCVAGTDCISKVCGNNGRCTAPRCDDGVQNGTESDVDCGGSCNDRCVPGDSCTDGSDCESGVCNNGTCAASTCTDGVQNQDETDLDCGGVTCPKCDLFESCERGTDCASNICSGGAAGPICTVCSENQRQTIQQGCGFQNRGRVEQTCQLGQWVSTGCVDVWFGSCKEILTADPSSQDGTYELDPDGPAMEYEAFDVFCDMTTDGGGWTDITPCIARNELKAELVNLVAPTDSGFENCAPVTMDEGGGHAVHWTFDFPAGYREFYFQDYEIKANAREMPLETSDLGWVINSWTNANAYFGNNTGDVAFGSPAKSGPTTSYSAFSSASGQTCNSCVIGWPGQSQINSVGGDSFKFRIMWSEVGPQWEGWYPWWSGTIRLR, encoded by the coding sequence GTGAAGACTTGGTTAGCGAGAGTATTCTTACTAAGCGCGATTTTCGCCTTGGGTTGTGGTGGTGACGGTCCGGCAATTCAAACCGGACCCGATGACAACAACGAAAACAACGAAAACAACACGAATAACGGTGGTCTCAAAGCTGTCGGCGAGTCGTGTTCGCAAGGCTCTGAGTGTGAGTCTCTGGCATGTACGCTAGGCACTTGTGCTGCTGCGACCTGCTTGGACGGCGTCAAGAATGGTGCCGAAACCGATGTGGATTGCGGCGCTCCAGGATGTTCTCGCTGTCTCGTTGGGAAAGCCTGTACGTCCAATGAACAGTGTGTATCGCAGATTTGTGGCGGCGGGCTTTGTTTGGACTCCAACTGCGGCGACGGGCTTTTGAACGGTCTTGAGACGGACGTGGACTGCGGTGGACTCTGTGGCCCCTGCGATGATGGAAAGGCGTGCGACCTCGCGAGCGAATGTGTCAGCGGCGTGTGTGCCGAGGAAATTTGTCAGGTCCCCACATGTGATGACCGACGCCAAAATGGCAATGAAACCGGCGCAGACTGCGGCGGAAGCTGTCCAGGGTGTGCCGATGGTGGCACCTGTTCGGAAGGTTCTGACTGCGAAAGTGGCGTCTGTACCGCTGGTGTGTGCTCAGTTCCAACGTGTTCCGATACAGTGAAGAACGGCCAGGAAACCGGCGTGGATTGTGGCGGACCGACCTGCCCAACGTGTCCTGATAACGAAGGTTGTGAGAACGGACGTGATTGCCAAAACCTCGTGTGTTCGGCGTCGATCTGCGTGGGCGCGAGCTGTGAAGACGATAAGAAGAACGGAAACGAAACCGACGTGGATTGCGGCGGTGATTGTAATGGATGCTCACCTGGTAGTGATTGCAGCACGGGTGATGATTGCGCCCATTTCATCTGCAATGCTGAAGGAACCTGCGCGGTGCCGACCTGCTCCGACGGAGTTAGAAACGGCGTCGAACTAAACGTCGACTGCGGTGGCGGCTGCGTGGGCTGTCCAGATGGCAATATCTGTAACGTCAATGGCGACTGTTTGAGTAACGTATGTAATGCCGGCATCTGCCAAGAGTCCGAGTGTTCGGACGGTACCCAGAACGGTATCGAGACGGATGTGGATTGTGGAAACGACTGTACGCCTTGTGCGGTTGGGAAATTCTGTGTTGCGGGAACAGACTGTATCTCCAAGGTCTGCGGAAATAACGGCCGTTGCACCGCACCTCGTTGTGATGATGGCGTCCAGAACGGAACCGAGTCCGACGTAGATTGTGGCGGTAGTTGTAATGACCGCTGCGTGCCTGGAGATTCGTGTACGGACGGAAGCGATTGCGAAAGCGGTGTGTGTAACAATGGAACCTGTGCAGCTTCAACGTGTACCGACGGCGTTCAAAATCAAGATGAGACAGATTTGGATTGTGGCGGCGTGACCTGTCCAAAATGTGACCTCTTCGAGTCCTGTGAACGAGGCACTGATTGCGCTTCGAATATCTGCAGTGGCGGTGCCGCAGGCCCGATTTGTACGGTGTGTTCTGAGAACCAAAGACAGACCATCCAGCAAGGTTGTGGGTTCCAAAACCGCGGTCGTGTGGAGCAGACATGTCAGCTTGGACAGTGGGTTTCCACGGGTTGTGTGGATGTCTGGTTCGGCTCCTGTAAAGAGATCCTGACCGCCGATCCTAGTTCACAAGACGGCACGTACGAGCTCGACCCGGACGGCCCGGCCATGGAATACGAGGCCTTTGATGTGTTCTGCGACATGACTACAGATGGTGGTGGATGGACCGATATCACGCCTTGTATCGCGCGAAACGAACTCAAGGCTGAGTTGGTTAACCTCGTGGCGCCAACAGATTCTGGCTTTGAGAACTGTGCACCAGTGACCATGGACGAAGGCGGTGGGCATGCAGTCCATTGGACCTTCGACTTCCCAGCTGGATATCGTGAGTTCTACTTCCAAGATTATGAAATCAAGGCCAATGCTCGGGAAATGCCGCTCGAGACGAGCGACCTTGGCTGGGTGATCAACTCATGGACAAACGCCAACGCCTACTTTGGGAACAACACCGGCGATGTGGCCTTTGGAAGCCCGGCTAAATCAGGTCCTACCACGTCATATAGCGCGTTCTCGTCGGCCTCTGGTCAGACCTGCAATAGTTGTGTGATCGGTTGGCCAGGCCAGTCCCAGATCAACAGCGTGGGCGGCGATTCCTTTAAATTCCGTATTATGTGGAGCGAAGTCGGACCTCAATGGGAAGGCTGGTATCCGTGGTGGAGCGGTACGATTCGCTTGCGTTAA